Proteins from one Nakamurella multipartita DSM 44233 genomic window:
- a CDS encoding pentapeptide repeat-containing protein, which yields MALQLTETEYVDEDFADVDLTGQELADITFTGCDFTEAALVGVHTRRVTFTNCRFRGTELYDSTHRSTSFASCTFERAALHGMSLHGCRLTGSSFTDCRTRPLTIRDCDLTLVSLAGANLAGVDLSGLRLREANLVRADLSGCDLRGADLTGARAERLNLTGADLRGARVDAGLWVAAVLTGARVDIDQAVLFAAAHGLAIGSAED from the coding sequence ATGGCCCTGCAACTGACCGAGACCGAGTACGTGGACGAGGATTTCGCCGACGTCGACCTGACCGGCCAGGAGCTGGCGGACATCACCTTCACCGGGTGCGACTTCACCGAGGCCGCCCTGGTGGGGGTGCACACCCGCCGGGTGACGTTCACCAACTGCCGGTTTCGGGGGACCGAGCTGTACGACAGCACCCACCGGTCCACCTCGTTCGCCTCGTGCACGTTCGAACGGGCCGCGCTGCACGGGATGTCGCTGCACGGCTGCCGGCTGACCGGGTCCAGCTTCACCGACTGCCGGACCCGGCCGCTGACCATCCGGGACTGCGATCTGACCCTGGTCTCGCTGGCCGGGGCGAACCTGGCCGGGGTCGATCTGTCCGGCTTGCGGCTGCGCGAGGCCAATCTGGTGCGGGCCGACCTGTCCGGGTGCGACCTGCGCGGGGCCGACCTGACCGGCGCGCGGGCCGAGCGGCTCAACCTGACCGGCGCCGATCTGCGCGGCGCCCGGGTCGACGCCGGGCTGTGGGTGGCGGCCGTGCTGACCGGCGCCCGGGTGGACATCGACCAGGCCGTGCTGTTCGCCGCCGCGCACGGCCTGGCCATCGGCTCGGCCGAGGACTGA
- a CDS encoding Pr6Pr family membrane protein, whose translation MRQGRTWVLVWSVLRFAMAAAVVAAIVGQLIRSVGISADKGWPIAGTVIDFFSFFTIASNCGSVLALTIGGIIGLSRARVDPRWFAVLLACVSTYMLITGLVYNLLLRNIPLPQGSTVPWSNEILHVWAPLFLLLDVVLAPKRRVAPWSTLGAIIVFPVIWAIYTLVRGPLVHDFRTGNDWWYPYPFLNPHVQPWGYGSVALYVLGIAVAVIGIGAFVVAMSRRFGVSDRTPAAIS comes from the coding sequence GTGCGACAGGGACGGACCTGGGTCCTGGTCTGGTCGGTGCTGCGATTCGCGATGGCCGCGGCCGTGGTCGCCGCCATCGTCGGGCAGCTCATCCGCAGCGTCGGGATCTCCGCGGACAAGGGGTGGCCGATCGCGGGGACCGTGATCGACTTCTTCAGCTTCTTCACCATCGCGTCCAATTGCGGGTCGGTGCTGGCCCTGACCATCGGCGGGATCATCGGCCTGTCCCGGGCGCGCGTGGATCCCCGATGGTTCGCCGTCCTGCTGGCCTGCGTGAGCACGTACATGCTGATCACCGGTCTGGTCTACAACCTGCTGCTGCGCAACATCCCGCTGCCGCAGGGCAGCACGGTGCCCTGGTCGAACGAGATCCTGCACGTGTGGGCGCCGCTGTTCCTGCTGTTGGACGTCGTCCTGGCGCCCAAACGGCGGGTGGCGCCCTGGTCCACGCTGGGCGCGATCATCGTCTTCCCGGTGATCTGGGCGATCTACACGCTGGTCCGCGGGCCCCTGGTGCACGACTTCCGCACCGGCAACGACTGGTGGTACCCCTACCCGTTCCTCAACCCGCACGTGCAGCCCTGGGGCTACGGCAGCGTCGCCCTGTACGTGCTGGGCATCGCCGTCGCGGTGATCGGCATCGGCGCGTTCGTCGTGGCCATGAGCCGACGCTTCGGCGTGTCCGACCGGACGCCCGCCGCGATCAGCTGA
- a CDS encoding IS110 family RNA-guided transposase: MTAVQAERQADSSAVEVVGGVDTHKDTHTAAAVDTAGRVLGSAQFPTDAAGYRALLRWLRGFGTLLLVGVEGTGVYGAGLARLLAAQGVAMVEVDRPDRKARRWQGKSDPVDAEAAARAALARVRTGLPKHRDGRVEALRALRVARRSAVGQRADVQRQIKALIVTAPESLRAQLRALPDRELIKVCADQRPDRAGAGDPGTATKIALRSLARRHRALSVEIADLDELLGPLVAQINPGLLALKGIGPDVAGQMLVTAGENADRLTNEAAFAMLCGVAPLPASSGRTTRHRLNRGGDRAANSALWRIVITRMGTDDRTKNYIARRTAQGLTKPEIIRCLKRYVAREVFLALTSASAEKRPAKAA; this comes from the coding sequence ATGACAGCAGTACAAGCGGAGCGACAAGCAGACTCATCGGCGGTCGAGGTGGTCGGCGGTGTGGACACCCATAAGGACACCCACACCGCGGCAGCGGTGGACACCGCGGGGCGGGTGTTGGGGTCGGCCCAGTTCCCCACCGACGCCGCCGGCTACCGGGCGTTGCTACGGTGGCTGCGCGGGTTCGGGACGCTGCTGCTGGTCGGTGTCGAGGGCACCGGTGTCTACGGGGCCGGCCTGGCCCGATTGCTGGCCGCCCAGGGCGTGGCCATGGTCGAGGTCGACCGGCCCGACCGCAAGGCCCGCCGGTGGCAGGGCAAATCCGATCCCGTCGATGCCGAGGCTGCGGCCCGGGCCGCGTTGGCCCGGGTGCGCACCGGGCTGCCCAAGCATCGAGACGGTCGTGTCGAGGCGCTGCGGGCATTGCGGGTGGCGCGCCGTTCGGCCGTCGGGCAACGCGCTGACGTGCAGCGACAGATCAAGGCGCTGATCGTCACCGCACCGGAATCGCTGCGCGCCCAGCTGCGGGCGTTGCCCGACCGAGAACTGATCAAGGTCTGCGCCGACCAGCGGCCGGACCGTGCCGGTGCCGGCGATCCGGGCACGGCCACCAAGATCGCGCTGCGCTCTCTTGCTCGGCGCCACCGGGCGCTCAGCGTCGAGATCGCCGATCTCGACGAGCTGCTCGGTCCGCTCGTGGCCCAGATCAACCCCGGGCTGCTCGCACTCAAAGGCATCGGTCCCGACGTGGCCGGGCAGATGCTCGTCACGGCCGGCGAGAATGCCGACCGCCTCACCAACGAGGCCGCCTTCGCGATGCTGTGCGGCGTGGCGCCCTTGCCTGCTTCGTCGGGCAGGACGACCCGGCACCGGCTCAACCGCGGCGGAGACCGAGCCGCCAATAGCGCACTCTGGCGCATCGTCATCACCCGCATGGGCACCGATGATCGAACCAAGAACTACATCGCCCGACGCACCGCCCAGGGGCTGACCAAGCCCGAGATCATCCGCTGCCTCAAGCGATATGTCGCCCGAGAAGTCTTCCTCGCGCTTACGTCCGCGTCCGCAGAAAAACGACCCGCCAAAGCAGCTTGA
- a CDS encoding bifunctional methylenetetrahydrofolate dehydrogenase/methenyltetrahydrofolate cyclohydrolase: MTAVLLDGRATLAAIKLELREQVAALAARGIVPGLGTVLVGDDPASRWYVAAKHRDCAEIGVASIQRELPAGSTQAQVEAVVDELNADPACTGFLVQQPTGLDEFAILSRVDPAKDVDGLHPYNLGSLVLGHAAPLPCTPIGIIELLRRYRVRLAGAHVVVIGRGITVGRPLGLLLTRRSENATVTLCHTGTRDLAALVRQADVVVAAAGAPALVTADMVKPGAAVLDVGVSRVDGKIVGDVAPGVGEVAGFLAPNPGGVGPMTRAMLLTNLVEAAGAREPAVDQAR; this comes from the coding sequence ATGACCGCCGTGCTGCTGGACGGCCGAGCCACCCTGGCCGCGATCAAGCTGGAACTGCGGGAGCAGGTCGCGGCCCTGGCCGCCCGGGGGATCGTGCCCGGCCTGGGCACCGTGCTCGTCGGCGACGACCCGGCCAGCCGCTGGTACGTCGCCGCCAAGCACCGGGACTGCGCCGAGATCGGCGTCGCCAGCATCCAACGCGAGTTGCCGGCCGGGTCCACCCAGGCGCAGGTCGAGGCCGTCGTCGACGAGCTCAACGCCGACCCCGCCTGCACCGGGTTCCTGGTTCAGCAGCCCACCGGCCTGGACGAGTTCGCGATCCTGTCCCGGGTCGATCCGGCCAAGGACGTGGACGGGTTGCACCCGTACAACCTGGGGTCGCTGGTCCTGGGCCACGCCGCGCCGCTGCCCTGCACCCCGATCGGCATCATCGAGCTGCTGCGCCGCTACCGGGTCCGGCTGGCCGGCGCGCACGTGGTGGTGATCGGCCGCGGGATCACCGTGGGCCGCCCGCTGGGCCTGCTGCTGACCCGGCGCAGCGAGAACGCGACCGTCACCCTGTGCCACACCGGCACCCGCGACCTGGCCGCGCTGGTCCGGCAGGCCGATGTCGTCGTCGCCGCGGCCGGCGCCCCCGCCCTGGTGACGGCCGACATGGTCAAGCCGGGCGCGGCGGTGCTGGACGTGGGGGTCAGCCGGGTCGACGGCAAGATCGTCGGCGACGTGGCCCCCGGCGTCGGCGAGGTGGCCGGGTTCCTCGCGCCCAATCCGGGTGGGGTCGGCCCGATGACCAGGGCCATGCTGCTGACCAATCTGGTCGAGGCCGCCGGGGCTCGCGAACCGGCCGTCGATCAGGCCCGATGA
- a CDS encoding DUF3017 domain-containing protein, whose protein sequence is MTTGRAMVRAIPITIVLAIVAFGLVLIALAYWRRGTAALALAMLLAGLLRAVLSERVIGVLAVRGKGFDVSFYLLVGAMMATLAVTVP, encoded by the coding sequence ATGACCACCGGCCGGGCGATGGTGCGGGCCATCCCGATCACCATCGTGTTGGCCATCGTGGCGTTCGGGCTGGTGCTGATCGCGCTGGCCTACTGGCGGCGCGGTACCGCGGCCCTGGCCCTGGCCATGCTGCTGGCCGGGCTGCTGCGGGCGGTGCTGTCCGAGCGGGTGATCGGGGTGCTGGCGGTGCGCGGCAAGGGCTTCGACGTCAGCTTCTACCTGCTGGTCGGGGCGATGATGGCGACCCTGGCCGTCACGGTGCCCTGA
- a CDS encoding MarR family winged helix-turn-helix transcriptional regulator, whose product MGSAAAGSQRSFSGDRKAAWEGLLQCQARLMQRLGQELEDAGKIPLSTYDVLVQLAEHGGRLRLRDLVDRVVLSQPGLSRKVARLADEGLVERLPDPHDGRGVVVKLTRAGRAALRSAAVVHIAGVERAFTDQISDQEAAVLAGVFGRLLQEP is encoded by the coding sequence ATGGGGTCAGCCGCAGCCGGCAGCCAGCGGAGTTTCTCGGGAGATCGCAAGGCCGCCTGGGAGGGATTGCTGCAGTGCCAGGCCCGGCTGATGCAGCGCCTGGGGCAGGAACTGGAGGACGCGGGCAAGATCCCGCTGTCCACCTATGACGTGCTGGTTCAGCTCGCGGAGCACGGCGGCCGGCTGCGCCTGCGGGACCTGGTCGACCGGGTGGTGCTGTCCCAGCCGGGGCTGTCCCGCAAGGTCGCCCGGCTGGCCGACGAGGGGCTGGTCGAGCGCCTGCCGGACCCGCACGACGGCCGCGGCGTGGTGGTCAAGCTCACTCGCGCCGGACGGGCCGCCCTGCGCAGCGCCGCCGTCGTGCACATCGCGGGCGTGGAGCGGGCCTTCACCGATCAGATCTCCGACCAGGAGGCGGCCGTGCTGGCCGGCGTGTTCGGCCGGTTGCTGCAGGAGCCGTGA
- a CDS encoding NADP-dependent isocitrate dehydrogenase: MAKIKVEGTVVELDGDEMTRIIWQFIKEKLILPYLDVNLEYYDLGIESRDDTNDQITIDAAHAIQKHGVGVKCATITPDEARVEEFGLKKMWRSPNGTIRNILGGVIFREPIIISNIPRLVPGWTKPIIVGRHAYGDQYRATDFRFPGEGTLTITFTPKDGSKPIEHVVFESPSSGVAQAMYNLDDSIRDFARASLNYGLSRKYPVYLSTKNTILKAYDGRFKDLFQEVFDAEFIGAFKEAGITYEHRLIDDMVASALKWEGGYVWACKNYDGDVQSDTVAQGFGSLGLMTSVLMTPDGKTVEAEAAHGTVTRHYRQHQAGKPTSTNPIASIYAWTGGLKHRGKLDGTPEVTGFAEALEDVVIKTVEGGKMTKDLALLVGPDQEWLTTEDFLVALDENLATRLG, translated from the coding sequence ATGGCGAAGATCAAGGTCGAGGGAACGGTCGTCGAGCTGGACGGCGACGAGATGACCCGGATCATCTGGCAGTTCATCAAGGAGAAGCTGATCCTGCCGTACCTGGACGTGAACCTGGAGTACTACGACCTGGGGATCGAGAGCCGGGACGACACCAACGACCAGATCACCATCGATGCCGCGCACGCCATTCAGAAGCACGGCGTGGGCGTCAAGTGCGCCACCATCACCCCGGACGAGGCCCGGGTGGAGGAGTTCGGCCTCAAGAAGATGTGGCGCTCGCCCAACGGCACCATCCGCAACATTCTCGGCGGCGTGATCTTCCGCGAGCCGATCATCATCTCCAACATCCCCCGGCTGGTCCCCGGCTGGACCAAGCCGATCATCGTGGGCCGCCACGCCTACGGCGACCAGTACCGGGCCACCGACTTCCGGTTCCCCGGCGAGGGCACCCTGACCATCACCTTCACGCCCAAGGACGGCTCCAAGCCGATCGAGCACGTGGTCTTCGAGTCGCCCAGTTCCGGTGTCGCGCAGGCGATGTACAACCTGGACGACTCGATCCGCGACTTCGCCCGGGCCTCGCTGAACTACGGTCTGTCCCGCAAGTACCCGGTGTACCTGTCCACCAAGAACACGATCCTCAAGGCCTACGACGGCCGGTTCAAGGACCTGTTCCAGGAGGTGTTCGACGCCGAGTTCATCGGGGCCTTCAAGGAGGCCGGCATCACCTACGAGCACCGGCTGATCGACGACATGGTCGCCTCCGCCCTGAAGTGGGAGGGCGGCTACGTCTGGGCCTGCAAGAACTACGACGGCGACGTCCAGTCGGACACGGTGGCCCAGGGCTTCGGCTCGCTCGGCCTGATGACCTCCGTGCTGATGACCCCGGACGGCAAGACCGTCGAGGCCGAGGCCGCGCACGGCACCGTCACCCGGCACTACCGGCAGCACCAGGCGGGCAAGCCGACCTCGACCAACCCGATCGCTTCGATCTACGCCTGGACCGGCGGCCTCAAGCACCGCGGCAAGCTCGACGGCACGCCGGAGGTCACCGGTTTTGCCGAGGCCCTCGAAGATGTCGTCATCAAGACCGTCGAGGGCGGCAAGATGACCAAGGACCTGGCCCTGCTCGTCGGTCCGGACCAGGAGTGGCTGACCACCGAGGACTTCCTGGTGGCCCTGGACGAGAACCTGGCCACTCGCCTGGGCTGA
- a CDS encoding IS110 family RNA-guided transposase — protein sequence MTKQVEEILDEPHEQIVQRVCAIDVGKDSGTVCVRVPAASGTGRRVSKVWDVPARTRAVLGLAAQLSDQGIEKVTLESTSDYWRIWFYLLEAHGLDVQLVNARDVKNVPGRPKTDKLDSVWLAKLTEKGLLRPSFVPSAQVRQLRDYTRMRADLTGDRTRYWQRLEKLLEDALIKVTSVASRIDTLSVRDMIEALIAGQRDPRVLAGMARGRMRLKHADLVESLTGQFDDHHAELARMLLHQIDTLTDQIDVLTARIEALLARLPAGNTPDPDRPAPDGQTRPGTRANAPADEAAQRRTPPTAADMIKILDQIPGIGPSNAQVIIAEIGLDMSRFPTAGHLVSWTRLCPRTIQSGKRSTTGKTGKGNRYLRAVLGEAAATGGKTQTFLGERYRRLIKRRGKLKTIVAIARSILVIIWHLLANPGTTFHDLGVDFNDQRIDIGRRTRNHVRQLEALGFNVTLTAAA from the coding sequence ATGACCAAACAGGTCGAGGAGATCCTCGACGAACCCCATGAACAGATCGTGCAGCGGGTCTGCGCGATCGACGTGGGCAAGGACTCGGGCACAGTCTGCGTTCGCGTACCAGCCGCGTCCGGGACGGGTCGGCGAGTGAGCAAAGTCTGGGACGTCCCGGCCCGAACCAGAGCGGTCCTGGGCCTGGCCGCACAGCTGTCAGACCAGGGCATCGAGAAGGTGACCCTGGAATCGACCTCGGACTACTGGCGGATCTGGTTCTATCTGCTGGAAGCTCATGGCCTGGACGTGCAGTTGGTCAATGCCCGCGATGTCAAGAACGTCCCCGGTCGCCCCAAAACGGACAAGCTGGACAGTGTGTGGTTGGCCAAGCTCACCGAGAAGGGGCTGTTGCGTCCATCGTTCGTGCCATCAGCGCAGGTCCGGCAGTTGCGCGACTACACCCGGATGCGGGCCGATCTGACCGGCGACCGGACCAGGTACTGGCAACGGCTGGAGAAGCTGCTGGAGGACGCCCTGATCAAGGTCACCTCCGTGGCGAGCAGGATCGACACCCTGTCCGTCCGGGACATGATTGAGGCCCTGATCGCGGGCCAGCGGGACCCGCGGGTTCTGGCCGGCATGGCCCGCGGCCGGATGCGGCTCAAGCACGCCGACCTGGTCGAGTCGCTGACCGGTCAGTTCGACGATCATCACGCCGAGCTGGCCCGGATGCTGCTGCATCAGATCGACACGCTGACCGATCAGATCGACGTCCTGACCGCACGCATCGAGGCACTCCTGGCCAGGTTGCCGGCCGGTAACACCCCCGATCCGGACCGCCCCGCACCGGATGGCCAAACTCGGCCCGGTACGAGGGCGAACGCACCCGCCGACGAGGCGGCCCAGCGCCGGACACCGCCGACGGCCGCAGACATGATCAAGATCCTGGACCAGATACCCGGGATCGGCCCAAGCAACGCACAGGTCATCATCGCCGAGATCGGGCTGGACATGAGCCGGTTCCCGACCGCTGGCCATCTGGTGTCCTGGACCCGGCTGTGCCCCCGCACGATCCAGTCCGGGAAACGATCAACAACCGGTAAGACCGGCAAGGGCAACCGTTACCTGCGCGCCGTGCTCGGTGAAGCGGCCGCGACCGGCGGCAAGACCCAAACCTTCCTGGGAGAACGCTATCGACGCCTGATCAAACGCCGCGGCAAACTCAAAACGATCGTCGCCATCGCCCGATCCATCCTTGTCATCATCTGGCACCTGCTCGCCAACCCCGGCACGACCTTCCACGACCTCGGCGTCGACTTCAACGACCAACGCATCGACATCGGACGCCGAACCCGTAACCACGTCCGGCAACTCGAAGCCCTCGGCTTCAACGTCACCCTGACCGCGGCCGCCTAA
- a CDS encoding DDE-type integrase/transposase/recombinase, whose product MSVDTVKQRERAQQIALFRYQLICPALEPGLSTKQRGRVVRAIADREHDGPFGGRVRYSRESLDRWIRRYRAGGFEGLCPSPREPGTRIDTGVFELAAGLKRENPARTVAQVARILRSSTGWSPSETTLLRHFHRLDLMVPGGAGPAVFGRFEAADCNERWVGDALHGPRVAGRKTYLFAFLDDHSRVAVGYRFGFAEDTVRLAAALQPALGSRGVPGSVYVDNGSAFVDNWLLRACAVLGIRLVHSRPGQPQGRGKIERWFRSVRDQFLVEIDDSTADQIRDTGMTPAGALLELNGLFTAWVEASYHHHVHSETGQSPLQRWTDGWQRAGRSPAMPTPADLTEAFLWSEQRVVTRTATVSLHGNTYQVQAGLVGRKVELVFSPFDLETLRVRYDGRDHGPAVPHRITRHTHPKARPETPEPATTPRTGIDYLALVAQDHQQQISADQKINYHALYPGELPGQRSIDDALADLNGNDGNDGNDGNDDGQAVAR is encoded by the coding sequence ATGAGTGTGGACACGGTCAAGCAGCGGGAACGGGCGCAGCAGATCGCGTTGTTCCGATATCAGTTGATCTGCCCGGCGCTGGAACCGGGCCTGTCGACCAAGCAACGCGGACGGGTCGTTCGGGCGATCGCCGACCGGGAACACGACGGCCCGTTCGGCGGCCGGGTCCGATACTCGCGGGAGTCGTTGGACCGGTGGATCCGCCGGTACCGGGCCGGCGGGTTCGAAGGTCTGTGCCCGTCGCCCCGGGAACCCGGCACCCGGATCGACACCGGCGTGTTCGAGCTGGCCGCCGGTCTGAAACGGGAGAACCCGGCCCGCACGGTCGCCCAGGTCGCCCGGATCCTGCGATCCTCGACCGGCTGGTCACCGTCGGAAACGACGCTGCTGCGGCATTTCCACCGGCTGGACCTGATGGTGCCCGGCGGCGCCGGGCCGGCCGTGTTCGGCCGGTTCGAAGCGGCCGATTGCAACGAACGGTGGGTCGGCGACGCCCTGCACGGGCCCAGGGTCGCCGGCCGGAAAACGTACTTGTTCGCGTTCCTGGACGACCACAGCCGGGTGGCCGTGGGGTATCGGTTCGGGTTCGCCGAGGACACCGTCCGGCTGGCCGCGGCCCTGCAACCCGCGTTGGGCAGCCGCGGCGTCCCCGGCTCGGTCTACGTCGACAACGGGTCCGCGTTCGTCGACAACTGGCTGCTGCGGGCCTGCGCGGTGCTCGGGATCCGGCTCGTCCACAGCCGTCCGGGGCAGCCGCAGGGGCGGGGCAAGATCGAACGCTGGTTCCGCAGCGTGCGCGACCAGTTCCTGGTCGAGATCGATGACAGCACCGCCGACCAGATCCGGGATACCGGGATGACCCCCGCCGGCGCCCTGCTGGAACTCAACGGGTTGTTCACCGCCTGGGTCGAGGCGTCCTATCACCACCACGTGCATTCCGAGACCGGGCAGAGCCCCTTGCAACGCTGGACCGACGGGTGGCAGCGGGCCGGCCGGTCTCCGGCGATGCCGACCCCCGCGGATCTGACCGAGGCGTTCCTGTGGTCCGAACAACGCGTGGTCACCAGGACCGCGACGGTGTCGCTGCACGGCAACACCTACCAGGTTCAGGCGGGGCTGGTCGGTCGGAAAGTCGAGTTGGTGTTCTCCCCGTTCGATCTGGAAACCCTGCGGGTCCGCTACGACGGCCGGGACCACGGGCCGGCGGTGCCGCATCGGATCACCCGGCACACCCATCCCAAGGCCAGACCCGAGACCCCTGAACCGGCAACGACACCGCGGACGGGGATCGACTACCTGGCGCTGGTCGCGCAGGACCACCAGCAACAGATCAGTGCCGACCAGAAGATCAACTATCACGCCCTCTACCCAGGTGAGCTGCCCGGGCAGCGCAGCATCGACGACGCCCTGGCCGACCTCAACGGCAACGACGGCAACGACGGCAACGACGGCAACGACGATGGTCAGGCGGTGGCCCGGTGA